A single Rattus norvegicus strain BN/NHsdMcwi chromosome 5, GRCr8, whole genome shotgun sequence DNA region contains:
- the Izumo3 gene encoding izumo sperm-egg fusion protein 3 isoform X1, translating into MRDLWILLFLPLFLAAFHGVKGCLECDPKFTEDVRILLENLVPLEVPERNQLLERQHKEITHISSKVSHKDKMLRLLAVRNVVKLRVWLKDEFYRLGNETWKGVFIIRGKLLAVRQNLENKLTQILKNFSEVACSEDCIVTEGPVLDCWTCLRMTTRCFRGEYCQDDDPREAENREISLYLIFTAEAVILASAVLLFHVCVTHRRKMRQIRRTLKTYLEKKLEELVEIIYKDEKKDSEFGKSNTQSLTGQPPNAESEMKTGT; encoded by the exons ATGAGAGACCTATGGATACTTCTGTTTTTACCTCTGTTCCTGGCAGCCTTTCATGGGGTCAAGGGCTGTTTGGAGTGTGACCCCAAATTTACAGAGGATGTTAGGATCTTGTTGGAAAACCTGGTACCTCTAGAAGTTCCTGAGAGAAATCAACTGCTGGAAAGGCAGCATAAGGAGATAACCCATATAAGCTCCAAGGTCTCTCACAAGGATAAGATGCTTCGGTTGTTGG CTGTTCGAAATGTTGTCAAATTGAGAGTATGGCTGAAGGATGAATTTTATAGACTGGGCAATGAAACATGGAAAG GAGTCTTCATCATTCGAGGCAAGCTTCTGGCGGTCCGCCAAAACTTGGAGAACAAACTGACACAAATACTAAAGAACTTCTCTGAAGTTG CTTGTTCAGAAGATTGCA TTGTAACTGAAGGTCCTGTCCTTGATTGTTGGACCTGTCTTCGAATGACCACCCGGTGTTTCAGAGGAGAATATTGTCAAG ATGATGACCCAAGGGAGGCTGAAAATCGAGAGATTTCACTCTATTTGATATTTACAGCAGAAGCTGTCATTTTGGCAAGTGCTGTGCTACT ATTCCATGTTTGTGTCACACATCGGAGGAAAATGAGACAAATACGAAGGACTTTGAAGACATATTTGGAGAAAAAACTAGAAGAATTAGTGGAAATAATatataaagatgagaaaaaggaTTCGGAATTTGGGAAATCAAATACACAGTCTCTGACAGGACAGCCTCCAAATGCTGAGTCTGAAATGAAAACTGGGACCTGA
- the Izumo3 gene encoding izumo sperm-egg fusion protein 3 isoform X2, which produces MRDLWILLFLPLFLAAFHGVKGCLECDPKFTEDVRILLENLVPLEVPERNQLLERQHKEITHISSKVSHKDKMLRLLAVRNVVKLRVWLKDEFYRLGNETWKGVFIIRGKLLAVRQNLENKLTQILKNFSEVACSEDCIVTEGPVLDCWTCLRMTTRCFRGEYCQDDDPREAENREISLYLIFTAEAVILIPCLCHTSEENETNTKDFEDIFGEKTRRISGNNI; this is translated from the exons ATGAGAGACCTATGGATACTTCTGTTTTTACCTCTGTTCCTGGCAGCCTTTCATGGGGTCAAGGGCTGTTTGGAGTGTGACCCCAAATTTACAGAGGATGTTAGGATCTTGTTGGAAAACCTGGTACCTCTAGAAGTTCCTGAGAGAAATCAACTGCTGGAAAGGCAGCATAAGGAGATAACCCATATAAGCTCCAAGGTCTCTCACAAGGATAAGATGCTTCGGTTGTTGG CTGTTCGAAATGTTGTCAAATTGAGAGTATGGCTGAAGGATGAATTTTATAGACTGGGCAATGAAACATGGAAAG GAGTCTTCATCATTCGAGGCAAGCTTCTGGCGGTCCGCCAAAACTTGGAGAACAAACTGACACAAATACTAAAGAACTTCTCTGAAGTTG CTTGTTCAGAAGATTGCA TTGTAACTGAAGGTCCTGTCCTTGATTGTTGGACCTGTCTTCGAATGACCACCCGGTGTTTCAGAGGAGAATATTGTCAAG ATGATGACCCAAGGGAGGCTGAAAATCGAGAGATTTCACTCTATTTGATATTTACAGCAGAAGCTGTCATTTTG ATTCCATGTTTGTGTCACACATCGGAGGAAAATGAGACAAATACGAAGGACTTTGAAGACATATTTGGAGAAAAAACTAGAAGAATTAGTGGAAATAATatataa